From the Ruania alkalisoli genome, one window contains:
- a CDS encoding (deoxy)nucleoside triphosphate pyrophosphohydrolase: MTAASHSRLVVAAAIVDDLDRPAQLLAARRSAPKSLAGQWEFAGGKVEEGEDDLDALRRELDEELGVSVELGDRIPGPAGGDWPILHGHAMRIWFARITDGTPEPLADHDALRWLPLENPFDVPWLEPDLPVVHAVRAIGRGNEFSD, encoded by the coding sequence GTGACTGCCGCCTCCCACTCCCGCCTCGTCGTGGCCGCGGCGATCGTGGACGACCTCGATCGCCCGGCCCAGTTGCTTGCCGCACGCCGGAGCGCACCGAAGTCACTGGCGGGTCAGTGGGAGTTCGCCGGGGGCAAGGTCGAGGAGGGCGAGGATGACCTCGACGCCCTGCGTCGCGAGCTGGATGAGGAGCTCGGGGTCTCGGTCGAGCTCGGCGATCGGATCCCTGGCCCAGCGGGCGGCGACTGGCCCATCCTGCATGGCCACGCCATGCGGATCTGGTTCGCCCGGATCACCGACGGCACCCCGGAACCCCTCGCCGACCATGACGCGCTGCGGTGGCTACCGCTCGAGAATCCGTTCGACGTGCCATGGCTCGAACCAGACCTCCCCGTGGTCCACGCCGTGCGAGCCATCGGTCGAGGGAACGAATTTTCCGACTGA
- a CDS encoding TetR/AcrR family transcriptional regulator, with product MPKIIGSTLAEHREHVRTQLFGALSRLMTESGFDSVSLADIAAAAGVGRTSVYNHFPDKEALLLSFIEHETAKFVADLRVSLQDVDDPEQQLRVYVREQINLKTVYHVTSGPDLRSVVSGSTQARLREHVWQVAELLAGILRAGIAAGRLPDQDVEAVVPLINSCLSGRTFPDAEPERSRAIEATEHFVLRAVGMRETALTPA from the coding sequence GTGCCCAAGATCATCGGCTCCACGCTCGCTGAGCACCGTGAGCACGTCCGGACCCAGCTCTTCGGCGCGCTCTCACGCCTGATGACCGAGTCCGGCTTCGACTCGGTCAGCCTCGCCGACATCGCGGCGGCTGCCGGGGTCGGACGGACGTCTGTCTACAACCACTTCCCCGACAAGGAAGCGTTGCTGCTGAGCTTCATTGAGCACGAGACGGCCAAGTTCGTCGCCGACCTGCGGGTGTCGCTGCAGGACGTGGACGATCCCGAGCAGCAGCTGCGGGTCTACGTGCGCGAGCAGATCAACCTCAAGACCGTCTACCACGTCACGTCCGGCCCAGACCTACGCTCCGTCGTCTCCGGGAGCACCCAGGCCCGCCTGCGCGAGCACGTGTGGCAGGTCGCCGAACTGCTGGCCGGGATCCTGCGCGCCGGGATCGCCGCCGGACGGCTGCCCGATCAGGACGTTGAGGCGGTCGTCCCGCTGATCAACTCCTGCCTGTCCGGCCGCACCTTTCCCGATGCCGAACCCGAACGGAGCCGCGCTATCGAGGCCACCGAGCACTTCGTGCTGCGCGCCGTGGGGATGCGCGAAACGGCCCTCACGCCCGCCTGA
- a CDS encoding heme oxygenase (biliverdin-producing), translated as MSITSMQLPISALLREATGEAHSRAESTGFVTHLMAGHLPLAAFTALVRQHRAIYASLERLGKRIKDQPGAAALVRPELARSPALHRDLTDLTDLTGAVPEIQPATRRYIERMDAIDDLPGYAAHAYTRYLGDLSGGQVIKTMMQRHYALTTGLSFYSFDQIEKIPPFKASYREALDALPLDDAGRERLVTEARDAFAFNEAVFTDLGKRFRPAA; from the coding sequence ATGTCGATCACCTCGATGCAACTCCCGATCAGCGCTCTCCTGCGGGAGGCCACGGGCGAGGCACACTCCCGTGCAGAGTCCACCGGGTTCGTCACCCATTTGATGGCCGGTCACCTCCCGCTCGCTGCGTTCACCGCGCTCGTGAGGCAACACCGCGCCATCTACGCGTCGCTGGAGCGTCTCGGCAAGCGCATCAAGGACCAGCCCGGTGCCGCGGCACTGGTGCGCCCCGAGCTTGCCCGCTCACCAGCCCTGCACCGCGATCTCACCGATCTCACCGATCTCACAGGCGCCGTCCCCGAGATCCAACCGGCCACCCGCCGCTACATCGAACGCATGGACGCGATCGACGATCTGCCCGGATACGCCGCCCACGCCTACACCCGCTACCTCGGCGACCTCTCCGGCGGTCAGGTCATCAAGACGATGATGCAGCGCCACTACGCCCTGACCACAGGGCTGAGCTTCTACAGCTTCGACCAGATCGAGAAGATCCCCCCGTTCAAGGCCTCCTATCGTGAGGCCCTCGACGCCCTCCCTCTCGATGACGCCGGCCGCGAGCGCCTCGTGACCGAAGCGCGTGACGCGTTCGCGTTCAACGAAGCGGTCTTCACCGACCTAGGGAAGCGGTTCCGGCCGGCCGCCTGA
- a CDS encoding NHL domain-containing thioredoxin family protein, whose product MPDPTTRLPRVRASELIGRGWLNTGGRDLTLADLRGKIVLLDFWTFCCINCLHVLDELRDLEHRYADELVIVGVHSPKFTHEADPDALAAAVERYGVAHPVLDDADMTTWTAFTARAWPTLVVIDPEGYVVAQLAGEGHAPSLAALITELIREHDAKGTLHRGEGPYVPPEPPSTALRFPAKAIELPGGTLLVADAGHHSLAELAPDGETLVRRIGSGERGAADGAPDEASFNEPNGLCLVPPELQRSLGYDVVVADTVNHLLRGVRLDDGHVSTVAGSGRPYRVGAPDNIDPGTPGPLGQNLSSPWDVAWVARLGGFLVAMAGTHTLWAFDGEQGHIQHMAGTMNEGLVDGALPQAWLAQPSGLAPGADGQVWLADAETSALRLVHLTGGFEGEVSTAVGQGLFEFGHRDGTAGTVGTVGTEPLLQHPLGVCLLPDGSVAVADTYNGAVRRYDPITREVTTLATGLAEPSDVLVAGGRLLVVESAAHRLTAVQIGHELIHDGAAHHVQRPVTEVGEQLEFQVLFTPAPGTRLDDRFGPATQLSVSSTPPSLLAWGHGEETDLRRTLHLTEGQGVLHVSARAAACDADPAVEFPACHLAQQDWGIPVRVVDGGEAELTLPLFG is encoded by the coding sequence GTGCCTGATCCCACGACCCGCCTGCCTCGCGTGCGCGCCAGCGAGCTCATCGGCCGCGGCTGGTTGAACACCGGCGGCCGCGACCTCACCTTGGCCGACCTGCGCGGCAAGATCGTGCTCCTGGACTTCTGGACCTTCTGCTGCATCAACTGCCTGCACGTCCTCGACGAACTGCGGGATCTGGAGCACCGGTACGCCGATGAGCTCGTGATCGTCGGCGTGCATTCGCCGAAGTTCACCCACGAGGCCGACCCGGATGCTCTCGCCGCCGCGGTCGAACGCTACGGCGTGGCTCACCCGGTTCTCGACGATGCGGATATGACCACCTGGACGGCCTTCACCGCGCGAGCCTGGCCCACACTCGTGGTGATCGACCCCGAGGGATACGTCGTGGCCCAGCTCGCCGGGGAGGGGCACGCGCCGAGCCTGGCCGCGCTGATCACCGAGCTGATCCGCGAGCACGACGCGAAGGGCACCCTGCACCGGGGTGAGGGGCCGTACGTGCCGCCGGAGCCGCCGTCGACGGCCCTGCGTTTCCCCGCGAAGGCGATCGAGCTCCCCGGCGGCACCCTGCTCGTGGCCGATGCCGGGCACCACAGCCTCGCCGAGCTGGCCCCCGACGGCGAGACCCTGGTGCGCAGGATCGGCTCGGGTGAGCGCGGGGCCGCCGACGGGGCTCCGGACGAGGCCTCCTTCAACGAACCGAATGGCCTGTGCCTGGTGCCGCCCGAGCTGCAGCGCTCCCTCGGCTACGACGTCGTGGTCGCCGACACCGTGAATCACCTGCTGCGCGGGGTGCGGTTGGACGACGGGCACGTGAGCACCGTGGCCGGGTCGGGCCGGCCCTACCGGGTGGGGGCGCCGGACAACATCGACCCCGGCACGCCAGGCCCGCTGGGCCAGAATCTCTCCTCCCCGTGGGACGTGGCCTGGGTTGCGCGGCTCGGCGGATTCCTGGTGGCGATGGCCGGCACCCACACCCTGTGGGCGTTCGACGGCGAGCAGGGACACATCCAGCACATGGCGGGAACGATGAACGAGGGCCTGGTGGACGGCGCGCTCCCCCAGGCGTGGCTCGCTCAGCCCTCCGGGCTGGCTCCCGGCGCAGACGGCCAGGTCTGGCTCGCCGACGCGGAGACCTCGGCACTGCGGCTGGTGCATCTGACAGGCGGATTCGAGGGAGAGGTGAGCACCGCCGTCGGGCAGGGGCTGTTCGAGTTCGGTCATCGAGACGGCACAGCCGGCACTGTCGGCACTGTCGGCACTGAACCGCTGCTGCAGCACCCGCTCGGGGTGTGCCTCCTACCGGACGGCAGCGTCGCCGTCGCCGACACCTACAACGGTGCGGTGCGCCGCTACGACCCGATCACGCGTGAGGTCACCACGCTCGCCACCGGCCTCGCCGAGCCCTCGGACGTGCTTGTGGCAGGCGGCCGCCTGCTCGTGGTGGAGTCCGCCGCGCATCGCCTCACCGCCGTGCAGATCGGGCACGAGCTCATCCACGACGGCGCAGCTCACCACGTCCAGCGTCCGGTCACCGAGGTGGGGGAGCAGCTCGAGTTCCAGGTGCTCTTCACCCCGGCGCCCGGCACGAGGCTGGACGACCGGTTCGGCCCGGCGACGCAGCTGAGCGTCTCGTCGACCCCGCCTTCACTGCTCGCCTGGGGCCACGGCGAGGAGACCGACCTCCGCCGGACATTGCACCTCACCGAAGGGCAGGGGGTGCTGCACGTAAGCGCTCGTGCGGCTGCGTGCGACGCAGACCCTGCGGTGGAGTTCCCGGCCTGCCACCTGGCGCAGCAGGACTGGGGGATCCCGGTGCGGGTGGTCGACGGTGGTGAGGCGGAGCTGACGTTGCCACTGTTCGGCTGA
- a CDS encoding YciI family protein — protein sequence MTQYLLSVWHDYDQPPYSDDATMQQAFAQVDAFNKRITEAGQWVFGGGLEAPSTATTVDNSTGQGLVTDAPLAETREQIGGFWVVEAPDLDAALALAQDASAACMGPVEVRPFQSE from the coding sequence ATGACGCAGTACCTGCTCTCCGTGTGGCACGACTACGACCAGCCCCCCTACTCCGATGACGCCACGATGCAGCAGGCGTTCGCCCAGGTGGATGCCTTCAACAAGCGCATCACCGAGGCCGGGCAGTGGGTGTTCGGTGGCGGCCTGGAGGCGCCCAGTACCGCCACGACCGTGGACAACAGCACAGGCCAGGGGCTCGTGACGGACGCCCCGCTCGCCGAGACCCGCGAGCAGATCGGCGGATTCTGGGTGGTCGAGGCGCCCGACCTGGACGCTGCACTCGCACTCGCGCAGGACGCGTCGGCCGCCTGCATGGGGCCGGTCGAGGTGCGGCCGTTCCAGTCCGAGTGA
- a CDS encoding RNA polymerase sigma factor: MVARIYREEYGRCVATLTRVCGDLTLAEDMVQEAFTTALTAWSERLPPNPGAWIVVTARRRAIDRLRREAKREQKHAEALLVHPPPEHEEVGPVADDQLRLIFTCCHPAIAPEARVALTLRTLGGLTTPEVARAFLVPEPTIAQRIVRAKKKIATAGIPYRVPADHDLPDRLSSVLAVIYLIFTQGYAPSTGAELVRTDLCAEAIRLARLLVALMPDEEEAVGLLALLLLTESRQPARTDPGGDLVPLAEQDRTRWDASLIDEGQALVRWCLQRNRPGPYQVQAAIAAVHSDAATAGATDWHQILALYDQLLTLAPSPVVALNRAVALAEVRGPAEALSAVDGLDLDGYYLLHATRADLLSRLGRAREAGAAWHRASELTANEVERQFIADRIAALE; the protein is encoded by the coding sequence ATGGTGGCCCGCATCTACCGAGAGGAGTACGGCAGATGCGTGGCCACCCTCACCCGTGTGTGCGGCGATCTCACGCTCGCCGAGGACATGGTGCAGGAGGCGTTCACAACTGCGCTGACGGCCTGGTCCGAACGCCTCCCGCCCAACCCGGGCGCTTGGATCGTGGTCACGGCCCGGCGCCGCGCGATCGACCGCTTGCGCCGCGAGGCGAAGCGCGAGCAGAAGCATGCGGAGGCGTTGCTGGTGCACCCTCCGCCCGAGCACGAGGAGGTGGGACCGGTGGCCGATGATCAGTTGCGCCTGATCTTCACCTGCTGCCACCCGGCGATCGCCCCGGAGGCCCGGGTCGCACTCACGCTGCGCACACTCGGCGGTCTGACCACACCCGAGGTGGCGCGCGCCTTCCTCGTTCCGGAGCCCACGATCGCCCAGCGCATCGTGCGGGCGAAGAAGAAGATCGCCACCGCGGGCATCCCGTACCGGGTGCCGGCCGACCATGACCTGCCGGACAGGCTCTCCTCCGTGCTCGCCGTGATCTACCTGATCTTCACCCAGGGCTACGCACCGAGCACCGGGGCCGAGCTGGTGCGCACCGACCTATGCGCGGAAGCAATCCGGCTCGCCCGGCTCCTCGTCGCGTTGATGCCCGACGAGGAAGAGGCGGTCGGGCTGCTGGCACTGCTGCTGCTCACCGAGTCCCGCCAGCCGGCGCGCACCGATCCCGGCGGAGACCTCGTCCCTCTCGCAGAGCAGGACCGCACCCGGTGGGACGCCAGCCTGATCGATGAAGGTCAGGCACTCGTGCGCTGGTGTCTCCAGCGCAACCGCCCGGGTCCCTACCAGGTGCAAGCCGCCATCGCAGCCGTCCACAGCGACGCCGCCACCGCCGGGGCGACCGACTGGCACCAGATCCTCGCCCTCTACGACCAGCTCCTCACGCTGGCCCCGTCGCCCGTGGTCGCCCTCAATCGGGCAGTAGCCCTGGCCGAGGTGCGTGGACCTGCGGAGGCGTTGTCCGCCGTCGACGGTCTCGACCTGGACGGCTACTATCTGCTGCACGCCACACGCGCCGACCTGCTCAGCCGCCTCGGACGCGCCAGGGAGGCGGGCGCTGCATGGCATAGAGCCAGCGAGCTGACGGCGAACGAGGTGGAGCGGCAGTTCATCGCCGACCGGATCGCAGCGCTGGAGTGA
- a CDS encoding rRNA adenine N-6-methyltransferase family protein, translating to MSGNGQRRWGSHRLKGSWAERIVRGAGLGGGELVLDLGAGTGALTRPLARHAGRVIAVELHSGRVSGLTAAFGSSDAVTVVQADLLEMPLPRRPYRVVANPPYAIGAAVVRRITGGTRSALTRADLVLPRWMARRYAASPPCGFTAEVGAHVPAAAFVPPPRSDSAVLVLRRVRKRR from the coding sequence GTGTCCGGGAACGGGCAACGGCGGTGGGGGTCGCACCGGCTGAAGGGCTCCTGGGCTGAGCGCATCGTCCGCGGTGCCGGGCTCGGTGGTGGTGAGCTCGTACTCGATCTGGGCGCGGGAACCGGGGCGCTGACCCGGCCCCTCGCCAGGCACGCCGGGCGAGTGATCGCGGTCGAGCTGCACTCCGGCCGGGTGAGCGGGCTGACGGCGGCCTTCGGCTCGTCCGATGCCGTCACCGTGGTGCAGGCGGACCTGCTCGAGATGCCACTACCGCGGCGCCCGTACCGGGTGGTGGCGAACCCGCCGTATGCGATCGGAGCTGCTGTGGTGCGCCGGATCACCGGCGGCACCAGATCGGCGCTGACGCGGGCCGACCTGGTGCTGCCGCGATGGATGGCGCGCCGGTACGCCGCCTCCCCGCCGTGCGGCTTCACCGCCGAGGTGGGCGCGCATGTTCCGGCTGCGGCGTTCGTGCCGCCACCGCGCAGCGACTCGGCCGTGCTGGTGCTGCGTCGGGTACGAAAACGACGGTGA
- a CDS encoding LmeA family phospholipid-binding protein produces the protein MSRSGKAAIGTLALLLVLVGGAYALDRWAVAQAEDRVRTELSTAFPDAERLEVSIAGALFLPQVITGSLSTVELSADGVRYEGLDVANVEVLAQGVDVGEPRTVEELTVSATVPGTTVQAAVAASGRVPEGVTIEITGGDLVASATVLGVPLEATLQPVVSDGELQLEPQTFSLGGLEVDADAIPGDLLGDLGSLQVPADALPDALTLTSAEVIGDEVRLEVTGSQVALDDLN, from the coding sequence ATGTCACGTTCGGGCAAGGCCGCGATCGGCACGCTGGCGCTTCTGCTGGTCCTGGTCGGCGGCGCCTACGCGCTAGACCGGTGGGCGGTGGCGCAGGCGGAGGATCGGGTCCGTACCGAGTTGAGCACCGCCTTCCCCGACGCCGAGCGCCTTGAGGTCTCGATCGCCGGGGCGCTGTTCCTGCCGCAGGTGATCACCGGCTCTCTGAGCACGGTGGAGCTGTCGGCCGACGGCGTCCGGTACGAGGGCCTGGACGTCGCCAATGTGGAGGTCCTCGCCCAAGGGGTGGATGTGGGTGAGCCGCGAACCGTGGAGGAACTCACGGTGAGCGCCACCGTGCCGGGAACGACCGTTCAGGCTGCGGTGGCGGCCTCGGGCCGCGTACCCGAGGGGGTCACAATCGAGATCACCGGCGGTGACCTGGTCGCGAGCGCGACCGTACTGGGCGTTCCCCTGGAGGCGACCCTGCAACCGGTGGTCTCCGACGGCGAGCTCCAGCTCGAGCCGCAGACCTTCTCCCTCGGCGGGCTGGAGGTCGATGCCGACGCGATCCCGGGCGACCTGCTCGGGGATCTCGGCTCGCTCCAGGTGCCGGCTGACGCCCTTCCGGATGCGCTCACCCTCACCTCCGCCGAGGTGATCGGCGACGAGGTCAGGCTCGAGGTGACCGGCAGCCAGGTAGCGCTGGATGATCTCAACTGA
- a CDS encoding TetR/AcrR family transcriptional regulator, producing the protein MTSSAPRRRPRKDALANRDRILDHAEGVFATEGLDVSLHRLAEDLSLGIGTVYRHFPTRDDLLLGLYHRLQERVDEAGEALLSIEGAYERVVAFIDQTVQFSLDVPVARTVGARVQRLFPDEVRVSPTAGVVAGAVEEAKAAGTIRDDVDVTDIASLAGMLADLVWIRDPERSVVIPRMRVLVLDALRPQGEPRPGLPAGPVSMTELTRMAHRNRMDP; encoded by the coding sequence GTGACTAGTTCCGCTCCACGCCGACGCCCCCGCAAAGACGCATTGGCCAATCGTGATCGCATCCTCGACCATGCCGAGGGTGTGTTCGCCACGGAAGGGCTCGACGTGAGCCTGCACCGTCTTGCCGAGGACCTGTCCCTGGGGATCGGGACGGTGTACCGCCACTTTCCCACCCGCGACGATCTTCTCCTCGGTCTGTATCACCGGCTCCAGGAACGCGTCGATGAAGCAGGCGAGGCACTACTCAGTATCGAGGGCGCGTACGAACGTGTCGTCGCCTTCATCGACCAGACGGTGCAGTTCTCTCTCGATGTTCCGGTCGCCCGGACGGTCGGGGCCAGGGTGCAGCGCCTCTTTCCCGACGAGGTGCGGGTCAGCCCCACCGCAGGGGTGGTCGCGGGAGCGGTCGAGGAGGCGAAGGCGGCAGGCACGATCCGCGACGACGTCGATGTCACCGATATCGCGTCGCTGGCAGGGATGCTCGCGGATCTCGTGTGGATCCGGGACCCGGAGCGCTCGGTCGTGATACCCCGGATGCGCGTGCTCGTCCTCGATGCGCTCCGGCCCCAGGGCGAACCCCGGCCGGGCCTCCCGGCGGGACCGGTGTCAATGACTGAACTCACCCGGATGGCGCACCGCAACCGGATGGATCCCTGA
- a CDS encoding spermidine synthase, translating to MAARFEELDFQQTPVGEISLRRRYDLTAKTDVYEVRLGEEYLMSSLFTVAEKALATLALDALDRDGARVLVGGLGLGYTAHTALNDPRVADLTVMDVAEPVIDWHRRGLLPETAGLADDPRCHLVLRDFFQLVTTEPETTYDAILLDVDHTPRHVLHPSHAELYTPAGLRQMQRHLTAGGVFALWSDDPPDPRFDAVLAQVFGSTAAEVVTFANPLTGGESSNTVYLAR from the coding sequence ATGGCAGCCCGTTTCGAAGAGCTCGACTTCCAACAGACTCCGGTCGGTGAGATCAGCCTCCGACGGCGCTACGACCTCACGGCGAAGACCGACGTGTACGAGGTGCGCCTGGGCGAGGAGTACCTGATGTCGAGCCTGTTCACGGTCGCCGAGAAGGCACTCGCCACTCTCGCCCTCGACGCGCTCGACCGTGACGGCGCACGGGTTCTGGTGGGCGGTCTCGGTCTCGGCTACACCGCCCACACGGCGCTGAACGATCCACGCGTGGCAGACCTGACGGTGATGGACGTGGCCGAACCGGTGATCGACTGGCACCGCCGCGGCCTGTTACCCGAGACCGCCGGCCTCGCCGACGATCCCCGCTGCCACCTGGTGCTGCGCGACTTCTTCCAGCTTGTCACCACCGAGCCCGAGACCACCTACGACGCGATCCTGCTCGACGTGGACCACACTCCGCGCCACGTACTGCACCCGAGCCACGCCGAGCTCTACACCCCGGCGGGACTGCGGCAGATGCAGCGTCACCTCACCGCGGGAGGGGTGTTCGCGCTGTGGTCGGATGACCCACCCGATCCCCGGTTCGATGCCGTGCTCGCGCAGGTGTTCGGCTCCACTGCGGCCGAGGTGGTCACGTTCGCCAACCCGCTCACCGGTGGTGAGTCGAGCAACACCGTGTACCTGGCCCGCTGA
- a CDS encoding S9 family peptidase, with translation MNTSTDTPGAEETPPATPFHDLDSYIALPRVGGLTLSPDGDSIVVGVSTLNADATKYLTALWEVDPTGVQPARRLTHGLTGESGAAFTADGDLLFVAKRPTEETAEDKAKPALWLLPAAGGEASQVATRPGGISGVQAARTAGTVVVTADAMPSATDEESEQAIWDAREENKVSAILHSDYPVRFWDHDLGPAAPRYFAGEASTQDEIELRDLTPDAGKHLIEAEADLAPDGSAVVSTWRVPLGRGAVRTQLVRIDLADGGRTVLVDDPEAEFLTPRISPDGQHVAYGLETITTPERAPEVSLWVCGIDGSAPRRIAAEWDRWPGEPVWLPDSSGLLMATDDDGRSPVFHVTLEGVVTQVTDDAAAYASVVAAPDGATAYALRSSYEFPAEVVRIDLDSGDVTALRGPVPRPVLPGTLREVEATADDGTRVRSWLALPDGASADEPAPLLLWIHGGPLGSWNAWSWRWCPWLLVAQGYAVLLPDPALSTGYGQDFIQRGWGAWGQAPFTDLMAATDAAEALPEIDQTRTAAMGGSFGGYMANWVAGHTDRFDAIVTHASLWGLDAFGGTTDAAFYWTREMTPEMAEQNSPHRAVAEIRTPMLVIHGDKDYRVPIGEGLRLWYDLLSSSGLPAGEDGSTVHRFLYFPDENHWILTPQHAKIWYQVVSAFLAEHVLGGEAPELPEVLG, from the coding sequence GTGAACACCAGCACCGACACCCCCGGAGCCGAGGAGACCCCTCCGGCCACCCCGTTCCACGACCTCGACTCCTACATCGCCCTCCCGCGTGTGGGCGGACTGACGCTCTCACCGGACGGTGACAGCATCGTCGTGGGCGTCTCCACCCTGAACGCCGATGCCACGAAGTACCTGACCGCGCTGTGGGAGGTTGATCCGACGGGCGTCCAGCCGGCGCGGCGCCTGACGCACGGCCTCACCGGAGAGAGCGGGGCCGCCTTCACGGCTGACGGCGACTTGCTCTTCGTCGCCAAGCGCCCGACCGAGGAGACCGCTGAGGACAAGGCGAAGCCGGCGTTGTGGCTGCTTCCGGCCGCCGGCGGGGAAGCCAGTCAGGTGGCGACCCGCCCCGGTGGCATCTCCGGAGTGCAGGCCGCCCGGACCGCTGGCACGGTGGTCGTCACCGCCGATGCTATGCCCTCGGCCACCGATGAGGAGTCCGAGCAGGCCATCTGGGACGCGCGCGAGGAGAACAAGGTGTCCGCGATCTTGCACAGCGACTACCCCGTGCGGTTCTGGGATCACGATCTCGGCCCCGCCGCTCCCCGGTACTTCGCCGGCGAGGCGAGCACCCAGGACGAGATCGAGCTGCGCGACCTGACCCCCGACGCCGGCAAGCACCTCATCGAGGCCGAGGCCGATCTCGCCCCGGACGGCTCCGCCGTCGTGAGCACGTGGCGGGTGCCGCTGGGAAGGGGTGCCGTACGCACCCAGCTCGTTCGCATCGACCTGGCCGATGGCGGGCGCACCGTGCTGGTGGACGACCCGGAGGCGGAGTTCCTGACCCCCCGCATCAGCCCGGACGGGCAGCACGTCGCCTACGGCCTCGAGACGATCACCACGCCCGAGCGTGCACCTGAGGTAAGCCTGTGGGTGTGCGGGATCGACGGGTCCGCGCCGCGCCGGATCGCCGCGGAGTGGGACCGTTGGCCGGGTGAACCGGTGTGGCTGCCGGATTCGTCCGGGCTGCTGATGGCCACCGACGACGACGGTCGCTCGCCCGTCTTTCACGTCACCCTGGAGGGTGTGGTCACCCAGGTGACCGACGACGCTGCCGCGTACGCCAGTGTGGTTGCCGCACCGGATGGCGCGACGGCTTACGCACTGCGGTCCTCCTACGAGTTCCCGGCCGAGGTGGTGCGCATCGATCTGGACTCCGGGGACGTGACGGCGCTACGCGGTCCGGTGCCGCGGCCGGTGCTACCGGGAACGCTGCGCGAGGTGGAGGCGACCGCCGACGACGGCACGCGCGTCCGGTCCTGGTTGGCGCTGCCGGACGGAGCGAGCGCGGACGAGCCTGCTCCACTGCTGTTGTGGATCCACGGTGGCCCGCTCGGGTCCTGGAACGCATGGAGCTGGCGGTGGTGCCCGTGGCTGCTGGTCGCGCAGGGCTATGCCGTGCTGTTGCCGGACCCGGCCCTGAGCACCGGGTACGGGCAGGACTTCATCCAGCGTGGGTGGGGTGCCTGGGGTCAGGCGCCGTTCACCGATCTCATGGCTGCGACCGATGCTGCCGAGGCACTGCCGGAGATCGATCAGACCCGCACAGCCGCCATGGGTGGCTCGTTCGGTGGCTACATGGCCAACTGGGTCGCCGGACACACCGACCGGTTCGACGCGATCGTCACGCACGCCAGCCTGTGGGGCCTGGACGCCTTTGGTGGCACCACCGATGCGGCGTTCTACTGGACCCGCGAGATGACGCCGGAGATGGCGGAGCAAAACTCCCCCCACCGCGCCGTCGCCGAGATCCGCACCCCGATGCTGGTGATCCACGGAGACAAGGACTACCGGGTGCCGATCGGTGAGGGACTGCGGCTCTGGTACGACCTGCTCAGCTCCTCTGGGCTGCCCGCCGGTGAGGACGGCTCCACCGTGCACCGGTTCCTGTACTTTCCGGACGAGAACCACTGGATCCTCACCCCGCAGCACGCGAAGATCTGGTACCAGGTGGTCTCGGCGTTCCTGGCTGAGCATGTGCTCGGCGGCGAGGCGCCGGAGCTACCAGAGGTGCTCGGGTAG
- a CDS encoding alpha/beta hydrolase produces the protein MSTEYHPRSAGERRGTIVALHGLRESADTLRRLAKHWAAHGWDVVAPDLRGHGRSPRWDPADPLHPGDRLLADVRDAVGPYLARAGRDDEVVFYGHSAGGAIAAAAAEQAAVVHGVLLEDPFWRLPVTAFQDRFVAARAARELLAYHVWGQQRLEAHGASSHPRWQVWEVRQWARAQRQADALLVRNGHVIPTAPWPDTVSAIAASAPVLVVTGTAPDVGMTPDHRRVLADRGAEVVAIEGAGHFVRRDNPLAFARTTDAWLEQIRTVPGVRSGAAVRGRPERVSW, from the coding sequence ATGTCCACCGAGTACCACCCCAGGTCGGCTGGTGAGCGGCGCGGCACGATCGTCGCGCTGCACGGGTTGAGGGAGAGTGCCGACACACTGCGCCGGCTCGCGAAGCACTGGGCTGCCCACGGCTGGGACGTGGTGGCGCCAGACCTGCGCGGACACGGTCGCTCGCCTCGATGGGACCCGGCCGACCCACTGCATCCTGGCGACCGTCTGCTCGCCGACGTCAGGGACGCCGTCGGACCATACCTGGCCCGAGCGGGGCGAGACGACGAAGTGGTGTTCTACGGGCACTCCGCGGGCGGGGCCATTGCCGCAGCCGCGGCCGAGCAGGCCGCGGTGGTGCACGGGGTACTGCTCGAGGATCCGTTCTGGCGGCTTCCGGTGACTGCATTTCAGGACCGGTTCGTGGCCGCACGAGCGGCGCGCGAGTTGCTCGCGTATCACGTGTGGGGGCAACAGCGGCTGGAGGCCCACGGTGCGTCTTCCCACCCTCGATGGCAGGTGTGGGAGGTGCGGCAATGGGCACGCGCCCAGCGCCAGGCCGACGCCCTGCTCGTGCGCAACGGTCACGTCATCCCGACGGCGCCGTGGCCGGACACCGTCTCTGCAATCGCCGCATCTGCGCCGGTGCTGGTGGTGACTGGAACGGCCCCCGATGTCGGGATGACGCCCGACCATCGGCGCGTTCTGGCCGATCGCGGCGCTGAGGTGGTGGCGATCGAGGGAGCCGGGCACTTCGTGCGGCGGGACAACCCCTTGGCCTTTGCGCGCACGACCGATGCATGGCTCGAACAGATCCGGACAGTGCCCGGTGTGCGGTCCGGTGCCGCTGTTCGCGGCCGGCCGGAGAGGGTGTCGTGGTGA